In one window of Zingiber officinale cultivar Zhangliang chromosome 11A, Zo_v1.1, whole genome shotgun sequence DNA:
- the LOC122031454 gene encoding glutathione S-transferase T3-like — protein sequence MPFPPQNLQNVQGFGNSMNHLNYALRGPYQSLPAEYWQNMSHPYFTPSVVHGYGTLHTTGMSFTPSMSNEPATLTFVPETQLSDRESPIEVVNLEKAVSNAEGTRKRSSWTKVEDEVLARSFVTISDDPIIDNDQKADVFWGRVASYYNENLPLGSNTKNANVIRSHWHNTIQKRVYRFNANYNTIYSSYRSDHSDEDILRFAYEKYLSENNGVAFNLEHVWRIVKDRPMFTPQSVDHFVPTKKTRTLESGASNTSSNQDVSIDLDYEDTRPMGQKAAKRKEKEKVKSTMEDLTVNYNNIITKFTEYTSVKKSEVDLKQKQLEVEEIKAKAALSKSEAKNRRLKLKEYEILNKDTS from the coding sequence ATGCCGTTTCCtccacaaaatcttcaaaatGTCCAAGGTTTTGGAAATTCTATGAATCATCTGAATTATGCCCTTCGAGGTCCATATCAATCGCTTCCAGCCGAATATTGGCAAAACATGAGTCATCCATATTTCACGCCGTCGGTTGTTCATGGATATGGTACCCTGCACACAACTGGTATGTCTTTCACTCCTTCGATGTCGAATGAACCTGCAACTCTGACTTTTGTCCCGGAGACTCAACTTTCCGACCGTGAATCCCCAATTGAGGTGGTCAATTTAGAAAAGGCGGTTTCAAATGCTGAGGGTACGAGAAAGCGTTCAAGTTGGACAAAGGTTGAAGACGAGGTCTTAGCGAGAAGTTTTGTCACTATCAGTGATGATCCAATAATCGACAATGATCAAAAGGCGGATGTTTTTTGGGGACGGGTTGCAAGCTACTACAATGAGAATCTTCCCCTAGGTTCAAACACCAAAAATGCAAATGTTATACGGTCACATTGGcacaatacaatccaaaagaGGGTATATCGATTCAACGCAAATTACAATACTATTTATAGTTCATATCGAAGTGATCACAGTGATGAAGATATATTGAGGTTTGCATACGAAAAATATCTATCCGAAAACAATGGTGTTGCATTCAATCTCGAACATGTGTGGAGAATTGTCAAAGATCGTCCAATGTTTACTCCACAGTCTGTTGATCACTTTGTGCCCACAAAGAAGACGAGGACCTTAGAGTCAGGAGCAAGCAACACCTCCTCCAACCAAGATGTGAGTATAGACCTGGATTATGAAGATACTCGTCCAATGGGGCAAAAGGcagcaaaaagaaaggaaaaagaaaaagtaaaatcgACCATGGAGGATCTGACAGTAAACTACAACAATATTATCACAAAGTTCACTGAGTACACAAGCGTGAAGAAGTCCGAAGTCGATTTGAAACAAAAACAACTTGAAGTAGAGGAGATTAAGGCAAAAGCTGCATTGTCCAAATCTGAAGCTAAGAATCGTCGCTTGAAGTTGAAAGAGTACGAAATATTGAATAAAGACACATCATAG